A part of Rhopalosiphum maidis isolate BTI-1 chromosome 3, ASM367621v3, whole genome shotgun sequence genomic DNA contains:
- the LOC113558899 gene encoding uncharacterized protein LOC113558899 has protein sequence MGDGKFNGTNSRMKRTTYDEDRAFKDEPPFKSQRLYQHNDDQYLQGQNDTQYQFENTEITEHNYERIPATTVYKKLQVLEIRDKILRASTTLPIKEVNVDEIKPMVGTCQDMCPEKERLLRIHGNMVSPFECKMIDTKLEPVFEMMVKQYARSSADQANPLSQELRPTPILIKTMHYMLKNIIYPIESNIEQDLASWYDFCWDRLRAIRKDIVQQNLQNSEVVTILEQIGRFHIACYDLMLGYTGFDIKLNTENLNNCIQMLMPMYRDSEQPCPNEPEFVSYELLMHLGNPQFHIAYDLLPIHIKQTPQVRFCIKANNTYLQSSDCKTFFNLLRSTTYMNCCILQRVIPSIRYNNIKMMNMSYTTVKRVYKLEMEHFMEKLCFDDKQLAQEFFSDIQLQFNETHVDLSRNIAIRAPELRRQKQEFIISEKRQDLTFLISRVENMPDVIIDPVHSSFDDNDRFYDHTINEVNKDLSTEVSDSEMVVDTFSPSNSSDDDTNRKVFSTTPIQTPVLEIPTFTFNLPKFSLPPTQVQKPFVNFEWNLPPKLPTFQDILTSNQSNLSTSSLGTNNITSLPIPTIQDVFIKPPCQSPMNISPIQQTHPQINLNEKPDVTRVLLEHQTNLTKKYFCKWQNYVNHKKSIYIEEMFAHSDLFHSECISSLSSSPSSTKSLSFVDEVVEIIQEEPKEWLNKQYVLAKKYFFIWLRKVLRRRRKIEIDPVCSMPWSVFMQVHGTPKETLSNTVQNVKSERKFKNPFDPLNSNNSVEYDISVQIANIFVKNVKEMKKDECNRKKIFWKLAVNYGDTPEPYCIEKKVLTIIYGKLGSSNNQVQTIYTDYNAYFIKTVHSCIGQFNWTNNGLNAALIFTNTDKEDIETLFKRVDLILQSTPIAIPLVMIFSSKSDKNSIKHYEYVLDGYKENEYINNYSVYIWEGPKTILESIEFFSKHYVDLTPGVRTEKLYYNLLNFSRHFFVKVRSLLSEDNPNTIIKKYNQCLDAYILRLGRNNKILTDLAPDFIPYYTQNPDEFSKEYSNFNLKYFEDVLNVAHLLPYESWPPNNIDDLMDYVKNMCNLSNRRSWCLDILQMLQLYRQANLEYCLLNASWYEPIEMWIEGTLEKCSIAQNDFIIFYDGDPIKDVLNMIFSDQL, from the coding sequence ATGGGTGATGGTAAATTTAATGGTACTAATTCGCGTATGAAGAGAACTACTTATGATGAAGATAGAGCATTCAAAGACGAACCACCTTTTAAATCGCAACGTTTATATCAACATAATGATGATCAATATTTGCAAGGCCAAAATGATACTCAGTATCAATTTGAAAATACTGAAATCACTGAACACAATTATGAAAGAATTCCAGCtacaactgtttataaaaaattacaggTATTGGAAATTagagataaaatattacgtgCATCTACTACATTACCAATTAAAGAAGTTAATGTTGATGAAATCAAACCAATGGTTGGTACTTGTCAAGATATGTGCCCAGAAAAAGAACGTTTATTGCGTATACATGGTAATATGGTTTCACCGTTTGAATGTAAAATGATTGACACAAAATTAGAACCAGTTTTTGAAATGATGGTAAAACAATATGCTAGAAGTTCCGCTGACCAAGCTAATCCGTTATCTCAAGAATTGAGACCGACacctatacttattaaaactatgcattatatgcttaaaaatataatatacccaaTTGAATCTAATATTGAACAAGATTTGGCTAGTTGGTATGACTTTTGTTGGGATCGTTTACGTGCAATACGGAAAGATATTGTTCAACAAAATTTACAGAACTCTGAAGTTGTGACAATATTAGAACAAATTGGCCGTTTTCATATTGCCTGTTATGATTTAATGCTTGGTTATACAGGCTTTGATATAAAGTTAAACACAGAAAACCTAAACAATTGTATTCAAATGTTAATGCCTATGTATAGAGATTCAGAGCAACCATGTCCAAATGAACCAGAGTTTGTGTCATATGAGTTGCTCATGCATTTAGGAAACCCACAATTTCATATAGCATATGATTTATTACCAAttcatataaaacaaacacCTCAAGTGAGATTTTGTATTAAGGCTAATAACACTTATTTACAATCAAGTGATTGTAAGACGTTCTTCAATTTACTAAGAAGTACGACTTATATGAATTGTTGTATATTACAGAGAGTTATTCCaagtattagatataataatataaaaatgatgaatATGTCATATACTACCGTGAAAAGAGTTTATAAGCTTGAAATGGAACATTTTAtggaaaaattatgttttgatgATAAACAATTAGCACAAGAGTTTTTTTCTGATATACAATTACAGTTTAATGAAACGCATGTAGACCTTTCTCGTAATATAGCCATTCGTGCCCCTGAGCTTAGAAGACAAAAACAAGAATTCATAATTTCTGAGAAAAGACaagatttaacatttttaatatctagaGTAGAAAACATGCCTGATGTCATAATAGACCCAGTTCATTCAAGCTTTGACGACAATGATCGTTTTTATGATCATACTATTAATGAAGTAAACAAAGATCTGAGCACTGAAGTATCAGATTCTGAGATGGTAGTAGACACTTTTTCTCCATCAAATTCAAGTGATGACGATACAAACAGAAAAGTATTCTCTACTACTCCAATACAAACTCCAGTTTTAGAAATACCtacatttacttttaatttacctaAGTTTTCATTACCACCTACACAAgttcaaaaaccatttgtcAATTTTGAATGGAATCTGCCTCCAAAATTACCTACTTTCCAAGATATTTTAACCTCAAACCAATCAAATCTATCAACAAGTTCACTTGGaacaaacaatataacaaGTCTTCCAATACCAACTATTcaagatgtatttataaaacctCCATGTCAAAGTCCTATGAATATAAGTCCTATCCAGCAAACACATCCtcagattaatttaaatgaaaaaccaGATGTTACACGAGTATTATTAGAACATCAAACTAATcttaccaaaaaatatttttgtaagtgGCAGAATTATGTTAATCATAAGAAGTCTATTTATATTGAAGAGATGTTTGCACATAGTGATTTGTTTCATTCAGAGTGTATTTCATCATTATCTTCATCTCCATCATCAACAAAGTCTCTAAGTTTTGTCGATGAAGTTGTTGAAATAATTCAAGAAGAACCAAAAGAATGGTTAAATAAACAGTATGTtttagcaaaaaaatatttttttatttggctaCGAAAAGTTCTACGTAGAAGAAGAAAGATTGAAATTGATCCTGTATGCAGTATGCCATGGTCAGTATTTATGCAAGTACACGGCACACCAAAAGAGACATTATCAAATACGGTTCAAAATGTTAAGTCTgagagaaaatttaaaaatccattTGATCCAttgaatagtaataattcTGTAGAATATGATATTAGTGTTCAAATTGCTAATATattcgttaaaaatgtaaaagagATGAAGAAAGATGAATGTAAtagaaaaaagatattttggaAATTGGCAGTTAATTATGGAGATACACCAGAACCCtattgtatagaaaaaaaggtgctaacaattatttatggtaAATTAGGATCTAGTAACAATCAAGTACAGACAATTTATACtgattataatgcatatttcataaaaacagTGCATAGTTGTATTGGGCAATTCAACTGGACAAACAATGGTTTGAACGCAGctcttatttttacaaatacggATAAAGAAGACATTGAGACATTGTTTAAACGCGTAGATTTAATTTTGCAGTCAACTCCAATAGCTATTCCTTTAGTCATGATATTTTCTTCTAAAtcagataaaaatagtattaaacattACGAATATGTTTTAGATGGGTACAAGGAAAAcgagtacataaataattactctGTTTACATATGGGAAGGTCCAAAGACTATTCTGGAATCCATTGAATTCTTTTCCAAACATTATGTAGACTTGACCCCTGGTGTGCGtacagaaaaattatattataatttactcaaTTTTTCTCGACATTTCTTCGTAAAAGTACGTAGTTTATTATCCGAAGATAATCCAAatacaatcattaaaaaatacaatcaatGCTTGGATGCTTATATTTTACGATTaggtagaaataataaaatattaacagacTTGGCACCCGATTTCATTCCATATTACACTCAAAATCCAGATGAGTTTTCAAAagaatattcaaatttcaatctaaaatattttgaagatgtattaaatgttGCACACCTATTGCCATATGAATCATGGCcacctaataatattgatgatttAATGGACTATGTGAAAAATATGTGCAATCTTTCAAACCGTAGATCTTGGTGTTTAGACATATTGCAAATGCTCCAATTGTATAGACAAGCCAATTTGGAATACTGTTTATTGAATGCTAGTTGGTATGAACCAATCGAAATGTGGATCGAAGGTACATTAGAAAAATGTTCTATTGCACAGAATGACTTCATCATATTTTACGACGGTGACCCAATCAAGGATGtacttaatatgatattttcagaccaactttaa